In Babylonia areolata isolate BAREFJ2019XMU chromosome 10, ASM4173473v1, whole genome shotgun sequence, the following proteins share a genomic window:
- the LOC143286731 gene encoding arylsulfatase I-like: MAETIFSLMIVVTVISVAFNIDPCLSSNPPHIVFIVADDLGWNDVSWRNPAMITPNLERYARQGVILNDSYVQPVCTPSRNCFMTGFFPFHTGLQYNVIKPAQPKFLPAKFTLLPQLLKKAGYATHAVGKWHLGFCNWKYVPTERGFDTFLGYYTGSQDYYTHMREGGFDFRLNNTVFHKADGEYSAMTFTARAEEIIRSHDQRKPLFLYLPFQSVHNPLEVPKRFEDLYANIQTKSRRLYCGMVSALDEAFGNVSRALEETGIAKNMLLIFTTDNGGPTYAGANNWPLRGAKTTTWQGGTRGSGFVYSQNLFSKTGYVNNEMIHAVDWFPTILEAAGIEPEAGIDGVSQFQTIASGAVSKRNEFVYNIDDITNSSAIRLGDYKLIQGGAGTFNGWYPLPKLGGEMDFNLTAAVDGAGATTHAPEYMLFNVREDPTERQDLAQKEPKVLETLKRRLQQWKMSLVPAQNPKDDPKANPAYYGGDWSPGWC; encoded by the exons ATGGCCGAGACAATCTTTAGTTTGATGATCGTCGTCACTGTTATCAGTGTCGCTTTTAACATCGATCCATGCCTCAGCAGCAACCCACCTcacatcgtcttcatcgtcgccGATGATCTAG gctGGAATGATGTCAGCTGGCGCAACCCGGCCATGATCACACCCAACCTGGAGCGCTATGCCAGACAGGGAGTCATCCTCAACGACTCTTACGTCCAACCCGTGTGTACTCC gTCCAGGAACTGTTTCATGACAGGGTTCTTTCCCTTCCACACCGGTTTGCAG TACAACGTGATCAAACCGGCCCAGCCCAAGTTTCTGCCAGCTAAATTCACCCTGCTCCCTCAACTGCTGAAGAAAGCTGGCTACGCCACGCACGCCGTTGGAAA ATGGCACTTGGGATTCTGCAACTGGAAGTACGTTCCCACAGAACGGGGCTTCGACACCTtcctgggatactacaccggatCACAGGACTATTACACCCacatgcgtg aaggcGGTTTCGATTTCCGACTGAACAATACAGTTTTCCATAAAGCAGACGGAGAGTATTCAGCT atgacGTTTACTGCGCGTGCGGAAGAGATCATCCGGTCACATGACCAGAGGAAGCCGCTGTTCCTTTACCTCCCCTTTCAGTCTGTGCACAATCCTCTGGAG GTTCCGAAACGGTTCGAGGACTTATACGCCAACATCCAGACCAAATCCAGACGTCTCTATTGTG GCATGGTGTCAGCTTTGGACGAAGCCTTCGGTAACGTCAGCAGAGCCCTTGAGGAGACGGGAATCGCCAAGAACATGCTGCTGATCTTCACCACTGAT aacgGGGGACCGACGTACGCCGGAGCCAACAACTGGCCTCTGAGAGGAGCCAAGACTACCACGTGGCAAGGTGGCACCCGGGGGTCAGGTTTCGTCTACAGCCAAAACCTCTTCTCCAAGACTGGCTACGTCAACAACGA gatgatTCACGCGGTCGACTGGTTCCCAACCATTCTGGAGGCGGCAGGAATCGAGCCag AGGCGGGCATCGATGGCGTCAGCCAGTTCCAGACCATCGCCAGTGGGGCCGTCTCCAAGAGAAACGAGTTCGTCTACAACATCGACGACATCACCAATTCCTCCGCCATcag GCTTGGAGACTACAAGCTGATTCAGGGAGGAGCTGGAACCTTCAACGGCTGGTACCCGCTGCCCAAACTGGGCGGTGAGATGGACTTCAACCTGACAGCCGCGGTTGACGGAGCAGGGGCGACCACTCATGCTCCGGAGTACATGCTCTTCAACGTCCGAG AGGACCCCACGGAGCGCCAGGATCTGGCCCAGAAGGAGCCCAAGGTCCTGGAGACCCTGAAGCGACGTCTGCAGCAGTGGAAGATGTCCCTGGTGCCGGCCCAGAACCCCAAGGATGATCCCAAAGCCAACCCCGCCTACTACGGTGGAGACTGGAGCCCCGGTTGGTGCTGA